ACCGGCGTAGATTTCTTTGGCGATGGTTAGGGCTTCACCGTCGGCCTCTGCTAAACCGATGACTTCTTCGAGCCATGTGGTGCCAGCTGTCTTTACGTGTAGCCCTGCGTCGTGCTTGGCGATTAGCTTCTTGATGATCGGGTAGATCGAGAATTTGTCTGATCCGGAGTGCACGCTGAGCTTCAATGTTTCAGGTAGGCCGAACTCTTTAATTGCGTAAGCGATCACGTAGAGATCTTCGTCGAATTCTTTTTCGAATTGCACGAGGTCGCCGACGTAGTCGACACCCTTGTTAAAGCGGCCAGTGAATTTCGGTGCGATGGTCTGCGCAGGAATACCTTCGGCGGCGATCATCGAAAGGATGAGGAAAAGGTCGATCGGTGTCTGCGGCAGATCGGTTTCGTCGATGATTTGATAGTCGAAATATTTTCCGCCGATCAGGAAGCCGGCGTTGAAGACGGCAGAGTTGATAATGGTGATGTCTGCGGCATGTAGCTCCTCCATGAAATCCATTACTTCCTTCGGATGCGTGAGCAGGGTGAAGCTGTTGGCCAGCATGACCCAGTCGAGCGAGACGCCGTCGTCGAAGAGGCGTTTAATAATCTTCCAGTCTTTGGAGCCCACGCCGATGCCTTTGGCTTTTCCGGCCTTGCGTAGCTCGGTCAATGCTTTGTAGGCACCGAGGATGTCTTCGTAGCGTTGAGCAGCATTGTATTCGGAGTCTGCTGCGGCCAAATATTCGTCGGGGTCGTGGACGGAGAGAAGCTCTGCGTCATAGTCGCCGAGTAGGGCATTGCCCTGTTCGTAACATTCAAGGATGCCATCGTAGCTGATGCATTGCTCAGCGTCGTGTTCGAGGCCAAACCACGCGCCCTGCTCAAACGTTGGCTCCGGAGTGGTAAGCGGTGTGCGCTTCCAGCCGAGCTTGTTACTGATCAGCACATCGCTTCGATCTACGCTTAATTTTTTCAAGTAGCGCCCGATGTTTTCAAGGGCGAGGCCCGCGCCGTATTTGCCAGCGGAGTCAATGATTGTGTTGGACTGATGTTCGAGCCAGTTAGCGACGATATCGTGCTTAGTGGATTCGGGGACGACTTCGTAGAGGTTCCCGAGCGCGCTGGAACCAAAAATAATTTTAGGAAACTGTATATTCATGTCTCGAAAGGGGGAATGGGGATGCTCTTGATGTCACATCAGATTCGAATAATCGAATGTGTGTTATGCTTTTTTAGTATCGCACTTTATTAGCCATCTGATGGATATAATAGACGGTTATATTGCTTTGTGCCATATGTGCGCTTGACCAATACATGTATATTCATGACCTGTAGGTGTGGTCATTTTGTATGATGAGAGAGTCTCCGTCGATCCGCAGTTATCGAAATACTGCTTTATCGAAACGAATCCAGATATGTCGGTCTCGGGATTCGGGGTCGCATTGGTCGGATTTGATAAGACGTTGCCAGAGTATTCGATAGATCGCTCTGACTTTGAATGAGTCGGGCTGGAGTATGTGGTCGAGGGAGAGGGCAGTGTGGTTCTTGGAGGGCAGACGTATCCACTGCGGCGACAGTCCTTTTTTATTTACGGGCCGGGGATGCCGCATGCGATTTCGAATGATCCAGATCGGCCGATGTCGAAATTTTTTGTCGATTTCTATGGAGATGAGGCGGTGCGCGCGCTTTCCGCTCTGGGCTTGAAAGTCGGGATGCATTTTGAGTCGGCCTTGGATAATAGACTCCCAGTGCTATTCGAAGGCTTATTGAAAGATGCGGAGCGTGGTAGTGGCGCAATGAGCACGCTTGAACTCTCCGTTCGATTAATTTTATCAGTTCTTGCGAATGAAAGTCAGCGCGAAGTCTTGCAGACTGATCATGCATACCAGTCTTACTTGCGTTGTAGGGATTACATCGAGGCTCGCTACACGGATGCTGGTAATGTTGCAGACTTCGCGGCCGATTTGAATATCAGCAGTGCGTATCTATCACGCTTATTTAAGAGGTATAGCAAAGAAACGCCTTATCAGCTATTGCTGCGCATGCGGATGACCTACGCGGGGAACTTACTCGTAGCGACGCGCCAATCGGTGCAACAAGTTGCAGACGCATCTGGATTTCAAGATCCCTTTCACTTCTCGCATCGATTCAAGCAGTATTTCGGAGTCTCACCTCGGGCATTTAAGCAGCGCTATCAGAGATGAGTTCGATCAATGGCAAAAAGGAGTATATATTATACGCATAGATACATATTACCTGCTCAGATATCTGCTAAACTACGCTCTCGTGATCGGTCTAGCCGTGAAATCTCTCTGATTGATCATCGAATCACAGCTCTGTCTCCTCTTAGAATCGATAGATGAACCACTTCTCTTGCAAACTACCAACACTACTCCTCGTTGCGGCACTCTCTTTTAGTTCTGCATGGGGTGCCTCCTCTGACAAACAGCCAACGACGGCGGCACGGCCGAATATCCTCTTCTGTATCGCCGATGATGCATCGATGCGCACCTTTGGTGCCTATGGTGGGACGACGATTGAGACGCCTGCATTCGACCGCCTCGCCGCAGAAGGTGCGTTGTTTGAAAACGCTTATAACTGTAATCCCAAGTGTGCGCCTGCGCGTGCGTGTCTGGTGACTGGTATGTTTAGTTGGCAATTGAAGGAAGCAGGGAACCACTTTTCTCATTTTCCGTCAGAATTCGCTTTCTATCCACACTTGCTCATGGAAGCAGGATTTCATGTCGGCGTAACGGGTAAGGGATGGGGGCCTGGCACTTACGAGACGAAGCACAATCCTGCTGGACCTGCCTATGATGAGATCAAACTGAAGGCTCCGTATAAAAGTATGAGCAACGTCGATTACGGTGCTAATTTTGCGGCCTTTCTCGACGAAAAGCCTGCGGATGCACCTTTTTGCTTTTGGTTTGGCACCTTCGAGCCACATCGGGCCTACGAAAAAGGCGCATGGAAAAAAGCCGGAATGAAATTGGAAGACGCCGTCGTGCCGCCATATTTTCCCGACAATGCAGTGGTGCGAGGTGATCTACTCGATTACGCGAACGAAGTCAGCTGGTTTGACTTGCACCTCGGCAAGGCCATTGCAGCGCTGGAGGAACGTGGGCTACTGGAAAACACTTTGATTATCGTGACCTCTGATCATGGTATGCCGTTTCCTCGTATCAAAGGCCAGATTTACGAAGAAGGGGTGCATGTGCCGATGGTTGCTTATTGGAAAGGTGTCATTCAGCCCGGTCGTGTGATTGAAGACTTTGTTAATTTTCCCGATGTCGCTCCGACTTTTCTGGAAGCTGTCGGCTACGAATTGCATCCGCAAATGACAGGGAAAAGCTTTCTTGATGTGTTGCGTGCCCCTGAGTCTGGTCAAATCGATCCGACCCGCGACCACGTGCTACTCGGTAAAGAGCGTCATGATACTGGCACGGCCAGCGAAGACGGCACGGATCTTTCTTTTCCAGTGCGTGCGATTCGCACGAAAGAGTTTCTGTATGTGCACAACATCAAGCCCGACCTCTGGCCGGCAGGAAATCCCGAATACGGCTGGCGCAATACTGACAATTCCCCGACAAAAAGCTATCTGACGAACCTGAAGCCTGGTGATGCAGAATATTCCTTCTATGAGATGAGCTTTGGTAAACGTGCCGAAGAAGAGTTGTATCAAATTCAAAAAGACCCGGATTGCATGACTAACCTGGCAAGCAACCCAGAATACACAGCCGTTATCGCAAAGCTACGTAAGCAAATGGAATCCGAATTGATCGAGCAGAAAGATCCGCGCACGCTAGGTGAAGGCGATGTTTTTGATGCGTATCCTTACGTCGGCAGGCAACTGGACTACAAAACGGGAAAGACCATCGCGCCTAAGAGGCCTAAGCAGAAGTAAGTGGGATGACTCCGCGTTACAGGGCTCCATGGCTCAAGCGGAGGAATTTCATGCGGATATGTGTATATCCATGTTTCTCTAATGCTGTATATTGCGGGCATGTTTAAACGATACCCCTCCCTTTCTACAAAGAAGAATATGATCTTTAATTTCCCTTACTCCAAAGTCTTTTACTCCATATGCCTAGTGCTGTGCCTTTGTTCCGCCTCGGCAGGCGAAGCATTAAAAAGCATCGAGACGGGGCATACGATCATGAAGGTTCGTAGTGCGAGTGCAGACGGTGCGCCCTTTATTGTCGCCAGCACGTATGAGGGCACGGTTCTGGGTGTTCGTTATGATGGTTCGATTGGTTGGTCGCAGCCGCTGTCTGGCTACATGAATCACGATATCTGGTGCGAAGATCTGACGAACGATGGTAACGATGAGATCTTGATCGCGAATGCGGACGGAGCGATTTATTGCTTGAGCGCCAGAGGCAACATTCTCTGGGAGTTTAAACCCAATGAGGGAGGCCACGTGCCGCCGATGTATGCGGTCTGCGTGATTCGTGATGCGAAACAAATTCCGTATGTCGTCTGCGGTGGCTTCGATAAGAGCTTTTACTACTTACTGGCGAATGGGAAAGTCGTGAAAGAAGTTAAGTCGCGGGATTACTCCACGATTCGACCTTTTGGGCCGGGTGCGTCGCATCTTCCGAAGGTGAATGTGCATACGATCAATTTCCTGCGCCCAGTCCCACAACCAGACGGTTCTGACGTGCTCGCGATGCATGCCTCCAATAATCACATGCAGGGCCGGGGGGCGATTTATCAATTTAAGCCACTCGCTGATCAGCCTTATATGGATTCCGGTAAGCTGCAGGTGCCTACCGTCGTGGGCGATTTTAATGTCTGCGATCCTGATGGCGATGGCGCGTATGAAATCCTGCTCGGCACGTCTTGGTTGGGGAAAGATGCGATGACGATTTACGATCCAAAGACTGCTAAAGTGAGTTCCTATAATCTAAAGAAAATCGGATCGGCAGGATACCGAGTGACGCAATCCGTGACTATTCCAGATGGAGAGAGCTTTCGCTACCTGATGCTGAGTGGGAATTACCTCGTGACGGTTGCGCCGGATTTGAGTGCGAAGTCGGAGCGGAAAATTAATGGTAAATATGCTTACAATGATGTGTGGCAAGATGCCACCGGGCGACTACTGCTCGCGAGTAGCCAGAGTGGAGGCAGCTGCATTCACATTCTAGATACGACACAATCCGGTTGGCAGGATGCTTTCGTTCACCTCGACCCTCCAGGCAAGATCCAAGCGATCCTTAAGAATACAGAGGAGGCGCGCCAGCAACTCGCATCCTTCGAGAAGCCGGCTTGGGAGCGTGAGCCGATTCCTGTCTATTCGACATGGGCCAAGAAGAAGGGGATTGCTAAGGACAGATTGGTTCAGGACTTGATCGAGCACTACGACAGCCCCGTGTTCCTCAATAGCTGCAGTTCGAATAAGGAGAATTGGGATCGTTCATCCATGCCGAGCGAGATCTACCGCAATAAGCGTGATCGCCGCATGAAATATGTTCTCACGCAGCAGCAGGTGTTGGATAAACTGATTCCGAATTATGAAGATGCCCCCGGGATTGCGTATTGGGTGGGGCATGGCAATGACCCGTATATGTATCAACTCGAGACGACAAAGAAAGTGCTCGACGCGGCAAACGGTAAAAAGACCGTCCTGATTCTGCCTGAATTGTCCGATACATTTGGTGAGGCGGGGTATGTGATCGGTGATTTATTTAATCCATTGGCAGAGTATGCCGCAGAGAATAACGCCAATATATTCTTCCGTTCGAAGAATGTCTTCTGGCAGGGGGATATCTACCTGCCAGAGTGGAGCAACGTCGTCTCAGGACGATTTGCCAAGTCCGTTGTGCCTTCGATGGAAGAGACGACGGATCGCACCATGGAGCTGAGCCTCGTCGGGCGCATGGGGCTCTGGGCGAGCGGGGCAGTGGATGCATGGGGAATGCGTTGCTCACGCGACAACCCGAGTTTTGATCGCAGTCGGCAGCATTCTTATCAACGCTTACCGAATCATTTCCTACGCACGATGGTCTTCAGTTTGGCCAACGGTTCATCCTATATGAACAATACCTATGTCGATATGGATCATATGGGATTGGCTCTGGAGCTGGTCGCTAAAGGGGCGCTCTTCGTGCCTAAGCGCGAAGAGATCGTCAGTTTCTCGCCAGTTCATCTCAGTATGAAGACACCTGATGAGCATTATTTATCCAATGCCGTGAACCATAAGGTGACGACTTACTACGATCGTGACTTTGAGGAGCAGAACCCCTTTGTTTTCGGTCGCACCAATGCCGTGTGGCCTGCGGCGCCGAATACGGAGTGGGACTTTTCGCGCTATGCCGCAGGTGTCGCAGATCGTCGGCAGCATTTCATTCCGCCGTATCCTAGGGGCACCGTGCTGATTACGCCGCCGCAAGCAGGTGTGTTTGCCGATTTAGACGCGCCACGCGGTCAGATGGTGGATCACTTGCATCCTCTGTATCGCGATATCATGCAGGAGTTTATCACCGACGGTCGCCATTACTATTCGGCGGATGGGAAACAAACGTATGCGGCCGACGAATACTACCAGACCGTGGCCGCTGCGATTGAGCAGGGCAAAGCACAACTGCCTCTAACCGTTGCGGGCGACGTGGCATGGGTTGCAGCACAATCCGCAGATAATCACTTGCGCTTAACGCTCGTCGACAGTGGCTATCTCAATCCACAGGCACGCACGGCACTGGTGCAATTTCACGCGGTCAAACCCATTAAGATCACCGATGTATTGACAGGAGAGCGTCTCGAAATGACGAATGCGGATTCCGCTGCAATTGACGTGCCGCTGGGGCTGTTCCGTTTGATCGATATCGAATTTACCAAGTAACACATGAAAACCATACATATACTCGCGACACTGCTCACTATGATCGCCGCACTACAGGCACAGGCGGCAAAGCCGAATGTCGTGGTCATCATGGCGGATGATATAGGCCTAGGCGATTTGAGCCACTACGCGAATTTGGCAGGTGTCGAGCCCGTCGTGGAGACGCCGAATCTGGATCGCTTAATTGGCGAAGGCATGAGCTTTACCGATGCGCACTCCCCGGCCTCGCTCTGTGCCCCGAGTCGTTTCTCGATGATGACCGGGAATTACTCTTATAGGAACTCCCGTCCATGGGGTGTCTGGGGAGCCGAAGGTAGTGCGCTCATTGATCCGGATTTCACGACCGTGGCGCGTATCGCGAAGGCTGGCGGCTATCATACCGCGTTTTTCGGCAAATGGGGGCTCGGTGGTTCATGGTTGAGTAAGAAGCAGGTGGACTACACCGCCGAGGAGGCTGGGCCGTTGAGTTTTGGATTTGATTACGCGATGGCTTTACCGCAAGGCATTCAAAGCCATCCCTATGCATTTTATGAGAATCGTGAGTGGGTGAAGTTTAAGCCAGATTCTGTGCTGGCGAACGTGACACATGAGCACGCGGGGTATGAGGCACCTAAGCCTCTCGGCAAAGGGAAGAAGAAATCCGCGAAGCATCGTGACTATGGAGGCATCGGTGATTCGAACTGGGATCCGGTTCTGACGGGGCCAATGCTTGTTGCTAAGGCCGTCAGCTACATTGATCGGCAATCAGCAGAGGAGCCGTTTTATATGTATTACTGCAGTCAGGCGGTGCACTTGCCGCATACGCCTCCGGCGGAACTCGACGGCGTGAAAATTGCCGGCAGCACGGCAGGGGTGCATGGAGACATGATTCTCGAGCTTGATGTTCAGGTCGGTATGATAGTGAAAGCGTTGAAGGCGAAGGGGCTCTATGAGAATACACTCCTGATTTTCACTTCCGATAATGGCGGCCTTTCGATGACACGTGGGTTTAATTCCAGTCTCGAATTAGAGGGTAAGAAAGGCTCGATCTCAGAGGGAGGTCACCGCGTGCCATTCGTCGCGGTGTGGCCCGGGAAGATTCAAGCAGGCGTAGTGTCGGCGGAGTCGATCGTCGGTCACGATACCGTCGCTACGATTGCTGCCTTGGCTGAGCAACCGATTGATCGGTCGATAGTTATGGACTCGACAAATTTGTTGCCAGTCTTTCTCGGAGAGTCAGAAGCGCCGGCGCATCAATATTTAATGCATCAATCCAAAGGGGGCAGCGCGGGGCCATTTTATGCACTGCGTGAGGGTGCCTGGAAATTGGTGATTAAAGCCGAGAATGAGAAGAGTTTGGAGAATCTGCAGCCATACGCTTTGTATCACCTCGAAGATAATTTGAGTGAGGATAGCGATCAGAATCTACTCAAGAACCCAGAGTATCGGGAGCGCACCGAGCGCATGCTGAAGACCTATCAAGACCT
The window above is part of the Lentimonas sp. CC4 genome. Proteins encoded here:
- a CDS encoding tagaturonate epimerase family protein — protein: MNIQFPKIIFGSSALGNLYEVVPESTKHDIVANWLEHQSNTIIDSAGKYGAGLALENIGRYLKKLSVDRSDVLISNKLGWKRTPLTTPEPTFEQGAWFGLEHDAEQCISYDGILECYEQGNALLGDYDAELLSVHDPDEYLAAADSEYNAAQRYEDILGAYKALTELRKAGKAKGIGVGSKDWKIIKRLFDDGVSLDWVMLANSFTLLTHPKEVMDFMEELHAADITIINSAVFNAGFLIGGKYFDYQIIDETDLPQTPIDLFLILSMIAAEGIPAQTIAPKFTGRFNKGVDYVGDLVQFEKEFDEDLYVIAYAIKEFGLPETLKLSVHSGSDKFSIYPIIKKLIAKHDAGLHVKTAGTTWLEEVIGLAEADGEALTIAKEIYAGAHGRFDELTGPYATVIDIDKSKLPTPEEVNGWDSEKYVNTLRHVQSNADYNLNFRQLIHVGFKVAAEMKDRYTDALKANEAIIARNVTDNIWDRHIQPIFGK
- a CDS encoding sulfatase; this encodes MNHFSCKLPTLLLVAALSFSSAWGASSDKQPTTAARPNILFCIADDASMRTFGAYGGTTIETPAFDRLAAEGALFENAYNCNPKCAPARACLVTGMFSWQLKEAGNHFSHFPSEFAFYPHLLMEAGFHVGVTGKGWGPGTYETKHNPAGPAYDEIKLKAPYKSMSNVDYGANFAAFLDEKPADAPFCFWFGTFEPHRAYEKGAWKKAGMKLEDAVVPPYFPDNAVVRGDLLDYANEVSWFDLHLGKAIAALEERGLLENTLIIVTSDHGMPFPRIKGQIYEEGVHVPMVAYWKGVIQPGRVIEDFVNFPDVAPTFLEAVGYELHPQMTGKSFLDVLRAPESGQIDPTRDHVLLGKERHDTGTASEDGTDLSFPVRAIRTKEFLYVHNIKPDLWPAGNPEYGWRNTDNSPTKSYLTNLKPGDAEYSFYEMSFGKRAEEELYQIQKDPDCMTNLASNPEYTAVIAKLRKQMESELIEQKDPRTLGEGDVFDAYPYVGRQLDYKTGKTIAPKRPKQK
- a CDS encoding AraC family transcriptional regulator encodes the protein MVEGEGSVVLGGQTYPLRRQSFFIYGPGMPHAISNDPDRPMSKFFVDFYGDEAVRALSALGLKVGMHFESALDNRLPVLFEGLLKDAERGSGAMSTLELSVRLILSVLANESQREVLQTDHAYQSYLRCRDYIEARYTDAGNVADFAADLNISSAYLSRLFKRYSKETPYQLLLRMRMTYAGNLLVATRQSVQQVADASGFQDPFHFSHRFKQYFGVSPRAFKQRYQR
- a CDS encoding arylsulfatase, with protein sequence MKTIHILATLLTMIAALQAQAAKPNVVVIMADDIGLGDLSHYANLAGVEPVVETPNLDRLIGEGMSFTDAHSPASLCAPSRFSMMTGNYSYRNSRPWGVWGAEGSALIDPDFTTVARIAKAGGYHTAFFGKWGLGGSWLSKKQVDYTAEEAGPLSFGFDYAMALPQGIQSHPYAFYENREWVKFKPDSVLANVTHEHAGYEAPKPLGKGKKKSAKHRDYGGIGDSNWDPVLTGPMLVAKAVSYIDRQSAEEPFYMYYCSQAVHLPHTPPAELDGVKIAGSTAGVHGDMILELDVQVGMIVKALKAKGLYENTLLIFTSDNGGLSMTRGFNSSLELEGKKGSISEGGHRVPFVAVWPGKIQAGVVSAESIVGHDTVATIAALAEQPIDRSIVMDSTNLLPVFLGESEAPAHQYLMHQSKGGSAGPFYALREGAWKLVIKAENEKSLENLQPYALYHLEDNLSEDSDQNLLKNPEYRERTERMLKTYQDLRVSGAPTAVDR